From one Impatiens glandulifera unplaced genomic scaffold, dImpGla2.1, whole genome shotgun sequence genomic stretch:
- the LOC124917985 gene encoding uncharacterized protein LOC124917985 isoform X1 yields the protein MNQYAVQLNNCTSYEEIKSSFSGSVSIISDRRVERESVFCPKPRRFPLANSAVNDPIRPLKWYQSSNQVEPCESRVGIDLLDIILPNSSKAGVGVGVGDQLYSQLGSSPPFFCGSPPSRVSNPLIQDVRFRDEMFTPISPPTQVGGSSSPRKGGCMMITNFGNNPTVRVEGFDCLDRDRQRNCSIPTLA from the exons ATGAATCAATATGCAGTTCAACTGAACAACTGTACTAGCTATGAGGAGATTAAGAGTTCTTTCTCCGGTTCCGTTTCAATCATATCTGACCGCCGCGTTGAAAGGGAAAGCGTTTTCTGCCCTAAGCCACGCCGTTTCCCTCTTGCGAATTCGGCCGTCAATGATCCGATCAGACCACTGAAATGGTATCAAAG CAGTAATCAAGTTGAACCATGTGAATCAAGAGTAGGAATAGATCTGTTGGACATCATCCTCCCCAACTCCTCCAAG GCCGGGGTTGGTGTTGGTGTTGGAGATCAATTGTACAGTCAGTTAGGTTCGTCGCCCCCATTTTTTTGTGGGTCGCCGCCGAGCAGAGTATCTAACCCATTAATCCAGGATGTAAGATTCAGGGACGAGATGTTCACCCCAATCTCGCCACCAACTCAAGTTGGTGGGTCGTCGTCGCCGAGGAAAGGAGGGTGCATGATGATAACGAATTTTGGTAACAATCCAACTGTGAGAGTAGAAGGGTTTGACTGTCTCGATAGGGATCGCCAACGCAATTGTAGCATCCCTACCCTGGCTTAG
- the LOC124917985 gene encoding uncharacterized protein LOC124917985 isoform X2: MNQYAVQLNNCTSYEEIKSSFSGSVSIISDRRVERESVFCPKPRRFPLANSAVNDPIRPLKWYQSNQVEPCESRVGIDLLDIILPNSSKAGVGVGVGDQLYSQLGSSPPFFCGSPPSRVSNPLIQDVRFRDEMFTPISPPTQVGGSSSPRKGGCMMITNFGNNPTVRVEGFDCLDRDRQRNCSIPTLA, encoded by the exons ATGAATCAATATGCAGTTCAACTGAACAACTGTACTAGCTATGAGGAGATTAAGAGTTCTTTCTCCGGTTCCGTTTCAATCATATCTGACCGCCGCGTTGAAAGGGAAAGCGTTTTCTGCCCTAAGCCACGCCGTTTCCCTCTTGCGAATTCGGCCGTCAATGATCCGATCAGACCACTGAAATGGTATCAAAG TAATCAAGTTGAACCATGTGAATCAAGAGTAGGAATAGATCTGTTGGACATCATCCTCCCCAACTCCTCCAAG GCCGGGGTTGGTGTTGGTGTTGGAGATCAATTGTACAGTCAGTTAGGTTCGTCGCCCCCATTTTTTTGTGGGTCGCCGCCGAGCAGAGTATCTAACCCATTAATCCAGGATGTAAGATTCAGGGACGAGATGTTCACCCCAATCTCGCCACCAACTCAAGTTGGTGGGTCGTCGTCGCCGAGGAAAGGAGGGTGCATGATGATAACGAATTTTGGTAACAATCCAACTGTGAGAGTAGAAGGGTTTGACTGTCTCGATAGGGATCGCCAACGCAATTGTAGCATCCCTACCCTGGCTTAG